AGGGCGCCAAGGCGGGCGAAAACTGCTTGTACGTGACGATGCACGAGACGAAATCGGAACTACGCGAGGACATGGCTGGCTTCGAATTCGGCTTCGACCGGGCGATCCAGTCCAATGCCGTGCAGTTTCTGAACCTCGTGACCGAACCCGGCAAACGGGCCATCTCGCAGTTCGGCAAGGAAGGCGGACTGACCAATCGGCTGGTCGCGTATATCGAGTCAAACGCGATCGATCGGGTCGTTATCGATTCGACGATGCTACTCCAGCACTTTTTCAGTGACGTCGACGACGAGATCACGGGGTTTCTCTCGGCGCTGAAACAGACTGACGCGACGATCATCCTCATCTCGGAGATGACCGACCCCAGTGCCTACTCCGACGAGCACTATCTGGCCCACGGTGTTATCTTCTTCCACAACTTCTTAGAGTCCGGTGGGATGCAACGGGGTATTCAGGTGATCAAGATGCGCGGGACCGCCATCGACTGTGACATTCGCGAGATCGAATTCTCGGACGGCGGGCTCCACGTCCACGCAGACCGGAAAGTCAAGACCTGACATGTACGAACGCAGCTACGGTACCGACTGGGAGACACTCGAGAAGCCAGCAGCCACCGAACGGGCCTTTGCTCTCGGGGTCGCGGCCGTGCTGGGCGAGCCACGTCCTGACGAATACGAACGGATTCTGGAAACGGTCGCAAACTCCTACGACCGTAGTATCGTCGAACTCGCTTACCAGGAGGGCAAGCGAAAGGCCTCCGGACAGCGTGACGACATCGATGACGAGGAGACCGTCTGGGAGTCACTCGTCGAGGACGACGGGCCGAAAACGACGGTCGACGAAGACGACGTGCCCACGGGTGGGCGGGATGGCCTCCCGTCCGTACTGGACGATCTGGACCTGCTGGACCGGCCGCTCGATGACGAACTCGAACGGGAACGACTACCCGAGTTCCTCAGAAAGTGAGTTACAGCGAGGTCTGGTCGCGTCCGTCTGTCCCCGGACTGAACGGGTCCCTGTCGCTGTAGTACTTCCGCCCGATGGCCATGCTGCTGACCGCCGAGTACATCGCAGCTGTCGCTTCTTCGTGACTATCGTAGGTTTCGCTGTCGAGGCGACCGAGGATCTCGGCTAGGGTCTCTGACCCGTCGGAAAACTCGATTTCCATGTCACCGTGAGCGGCTAGGAGTTCGTCTCTCGTGGTTGGATACCGGTGCATGCCGAGTCGATCGCTCGCGTCTTGGATCGTTCGCATACGACTGTGCACGTCACGGACGCTAATAAACTTTCACAATTAATCATACAATTATTGCGGGTGGGTGTCACTCACAGTTAGGTGGGACAACCGGAACCGGAAAATGCGCGCCCGCTCGAAGGCCACACATGGTCGTCGCCGACTTGCACGTCCATACGACGCGCTCGGACGGGCAGCTATCGCCCACATCGGTCGCCGAGGCCGCACGGCGGGCGTCGCTGGATGCAGTAGCGATCACAGATCACGATCGCCTGCCCCCGGTTACGGAACGATGGGTCGAGCGCCAGGGTGTGACCGTCATCGCCGGGATCGAACTCCGGGTCCGGGCCGACGACCAGTTGCTCGATCTGCTCGGCTACGGCCTCACCCCGACGGTGGCGTTACGAACGGAACTCGAGCGCTTGCAGGCCAACCGGATCGAGCGCGCCCGAGAGATCGTCGCGCAGGTCGAGGCCTGTCTCGACGTCGAACTCGACGTCTCTTTCGAGCCGGGCGTGGGCCGGCCACACATCGCAGCGGCCATCGCCGACAGCGAGGCCCCCTACGACGTCGCGGGTGCCTTCGAACACTTGATCGGCGAGGACGGCCCGTGTTACGTTGCCCGCGAGATCCCGTCTTTCGAGCGAGGGCACGAATTGCTGACCGCGGCCTGTTCGCTCGTCAGCCTCGCCCATCCGTTGCGGTACGACGATCCGGACGCCGCGCTCGCACACGCTCGTGATCTCGATGCAATCGAACTGGCCTATCCGTACGACGGGCGCGTCGATCGGACGCCAGTCGAGCGCGCGATCGACGAAGACGACCTGCTTGCGACTGGCGGCAGCGACGCCCACGGGACGACGCTCGGGACGGCTGGACTCGATCGGCCGGCCCACGAGCGATTTCGCGCTCGGCTGGCGTATTGACTGTCTGTCTCCTGTCGAACCGTCTGCCTTCTGTCAGACAACAGCGGTGCCTTCAATGTGCTTGCCGTCCAGGTATCAGGTATGCAGTGTCACTATTGTGACCGCGGGGCCGA
The sequence above is drawn from the Halorhabdus sp. CBA1104 genome and encodes:
- a CDS encoding ATPase domain-containing protein; the encoded protein is MRVASGVPGFDELVDGGLLADRLYVVSGPPGSGKTTFSSMFITQGAKAGENCLYVTMHETKSELREDMAGFEFGFDRAIQSNAVQFLNLVTEPGKRAISQFGKEGGLTNRLVAYIESNAIDRVVIDSTMLLQHFFSDVDDEITGFLSALKQTDATIILISEMTDPSAYSDEHYLAHGVIFFHNFLESGGMQRGIQVIKMRGTAIDCDIREIEFSDGGLHVHADRKVKT
- a CDS encoding DUF2795 domain-containing protein translates to MRTIQDASDRLGMHRYPTTRDELLAAHGDMEIEFSDGSETLAEILGRLDSETYDSHEEATAAMYSAVSSMAIGRKYYSDRDPFSPGTDGRDQTSL
- a CDS encoding PHP domain-containing protein, producing MVVADLHVHTTRSDGQLSPTSVAEAARRASLDAVAITDHDRLPPVTERWVERQGVTVIAGIELRVRADDQLLDLLGYGLTPTVALRTELERLQANRIERAREIVAQVEACLDVELDVSFEPGVGRPHIAAAIADSEAPYDVAGAFEHLIGEDGPCYVAREIPSFERGHELLTAACSLVSLAHPLRYDDPDAALAHARDLDAIELAYPYDGRVDRTPVERAIDEDDLLATGGSDAHGTTLGTAGLDRPAHERFRARLAY